The Thalassophryne amazonica chromosome 18, fThaAma1.1, whole genome shotgun sequence DNA window attttattaggaaatggagcgtgccgcggccttaactttacctaaattctgtgtcttttagtgaagcttagggctagtggtcggcgatcaccttagtatttcttctgttttccttgttgttcaatgctggcaaattattacagtctttcttgtctttctgatgcctgattctgttttttctttctgtttaaggtgcagctccatctagagatgggagttgtatttgtgctggcgaacctcctgtcctgtgcactaacagcatttcctgtatattcgttttgtgaattgttctgtagcttggcccaagcagagggtcacccctttgagtctggtctgcttgaggtttcttcctcagagggagtttttccttaccactgttgctctaggggttagtaaggttagacctttcttgtgtgaagcgccttgaggcaactctgttgtgatttggcgctatataaatgaaaataaattgaaatttttttCTGTCACTGCCCCTAGTGACAAGATGTTAGTAGGGTTTTGCTTTTTCTTCTCTCTCAAACAATCAGTCAGTCAAACATGGCCGCTCCACAGTATGGTGCACGGACAGTTTCATCTGTGTTTTTAAGCCTTGGAGTATCTTTGTCCATAAGTTACCAAATGTTATAGTGTAACATTGTTTTAAATGAGAAATATGAGTTTTTCTATGTCAGATTTATGaatattgttgtattcattgcgACTTACCTTCTGCGTGTTGCTAGCTGTCTACTAGCTATGAGTGCATGCTAGGTTATTACAATTAAAATGCACTGTGGTCAATACATTCCTATTGCCTGTGTTAACACAAATGCAGCCCTATAAGCTAAAAATGCTACATGTTTTGGCTGAATTAACATCCACTTTACgcattttcttttaattcatgtattTACGGAATTTTGAATGCTTTATGTATTTACAAGATGTACATTGATACACATCTTGTGTTGTGtttagttctcccacttagaaatcatggaggggtctgaaattttcatatgctgcactctttacctgtattaattgcacctgtttgaacttgttacctgtataaaagacacctgttcacacacactcaatcaatcacactccaacctgaccaccatagccaagactaaagagctgtctaagaacaccagggacaaaactgtagacctgcacaaggctgggatggactacaggacaacaagcaagcagcGTGGTAgatgacaacaactgttatgattatttattagaaagtggaagaaacacaagaggactgtcaatctccctcggtctgggattccatgcaagatctcactttgtggggtaagacacagacatcatggatgaggcaaaaggcgcagtcaaaaaacacaaagcaggagcTGGATACACGGCAAATCAAAAACAGGACATGATACAGAGCTGGTAAGTGTACAaggacaacaaacgagcaagggtgtggtggcagggaggagattaaataagacaggagttaaccAGGAGCATGTGGGGAATAATCTAGgaaggggtgtggctagtgaacgaagatCTAACAGTGCAAGATGGGGAGGAAGAAGAGTacacaaagtgaagtgatgtaaCAAAGACACGTAAGCGGGTGCCAAGCGTGAGAGTGAAAGAAacgaggcaggtgcagtgaacacaatcaaatatgaatgagggacgaagacatgatgggaggtgcaggGCAAGAGTGCGGTGATCAGAGGGAGACTGTGATATCAGTGAAGCTCGGTGTGAGAACTGAAATGAGTGCAGACAaagacaggatgagacagacaggtTAAGTTAGTTATGAAAAGAATTACTGACATGATcaacatataattgataataattgatcaacatattgatttattctgccttacagaaacgtggttacagcaggatgaatatgttagtttaaatgagtcaacacccccgagtcacactaactgccagaatgctcgtagcacgggccgaggcggaggattagcagcaatcttccactccagcttattaattaatcaaaaacccagacagagctttaattcatttgaaagcttgactcttagtcttgtccatccaaattggaagtcccaaaaaccagttttatttgttattatctatcgtccaccaggtcgttactgtgagtttctctgtgaattttcagaccttttgtctgacttagtgcttagctcagataagataattatagtgggcgattttaacatccacacagatgctgagaatgacagcctcaacactgcatttaatctattattagactcaattggctttgctcaaaatgcaaatgagtccacccaccactttaatcatatcttagatcttgttctgacttatggtatggaaattgaagacttaacagtattccctgaaaactcccttctgtctgatcatttcttaataacatttacatttactctgatggactacccagcagtggggaatacgtttcattacactagaagtctttcagaaagcactgtaactaggtttaaggatatgattccttctttatgttctctaatgccatataccaacacagtgcagagtagctacctaaactctgtaagtaagatagagtatctcgtcaatagttttacatcctcattgaagacaactttggatgctgtagctcctctggaaaagagagctttaaatcagaagtgcctgactctgtggtataactcacaaactcgcagcttaaagcagataacccgtaagttggagaggaaatggcgtctcactaatttagaagatcttcacttagcctggaaaaagagtctgttgctctataaaaaagccctccgtgaagctaggacatctttctactcatcactaattgaagaaaataagaacaaccccaggtttcttttcagcactgtagccaggctgacagagtcagagctctattgagccgagtattcctttaactttaactagtaatgactttatgactttctttgctaataaaattttaactattagagaaaaaaattactcataaccatcccaaagacgtatcgttatctttggctgctttcagtgatgtcggcatttggttagactctttctctccgattgttctgtctgagatattttcattagttacttcctccaaaccatcaacatgtctattagaccccattcctaccaggctgctcaaggaagccctaccattatttaatgcttcgatcttaaatatgatcaatctatctttattagttggctatgtaccacaggcttttaaggtggcagtaattaaaccattacttaaaaagccatcacttgacccagctatcttagctaattataggccaatctccaaccttccttttctctcaaaaattcttgaaaaggtatttgtaaaacagctaactgatcatctgcagaggaatggtctatttgaagagtttcagtcaggttttagaattcatcatagtacagaaacagcattagtgaaggttacaaatgatcttcttatggcctcagacagtggactcatctctgtgcttgttctgttagacctcagtgctgcttttaatactgttgaccataacattttattacagagattagagcatgccataggtattaaaggcactgtgctgcggtggtttgattcatatttatctaatagattacaatttgttcatgtaaatggggaatcttcttcacagactaaggttaattatggagttccacaaggttctgtgctaggaccaattttattcactttatacatgcttcccttaggcagtattattagaccgcattgcttaaattttcattgttatgcagatgatacccagctttatctatccatgaagccagaggacacacaccaattagctaaactgcaggattgtcttacagacataaagacatggatgacctctaatttcctgcttttaaactcagataaaactgaagttattgtacttggccccacaaatcttagaaacatggtgtctaaccagagccttacactggatggcattaccctgacctctagtaatactgtgagaaatcttggagtcatttttgatcaggatatgtcattcaatacgcatattaaacaaatatgtaggactgcttttttgcatttacgcaatatctctaaaattagaaaggtcttgtctcagagtgatgctgaaaaactaattcatgcatttatttcctctaggctggactattgtaattcattattatcaggttgtcctaaaagttccctgaaaagccttcagttaattcaaaatgctgcagctagagtactggcggggactagaaggagagagcatatctcacccatattggcctctcttcattggcttcctgttaattctagaatagaatttaaaattcttcttcttacttataaggttttgaataatcaggtcccatcttatcttagggacctcatagtaccatatcaccccaatagagcacttcgctctcagactgcaggcttacttgtagttcctagggtttgtaagagtagaatgggaggcagagccttcagctttcaggctcctctcctgtggaaccagctcccaattcagatcagggagacagacaccctctctacttttgagattaggcttaaaactttcctttttgctaaagcttatagttagggctggatcaggtgaccctgaaccatcccttagttatgctgctatagacttagactgctggggggttcccatgatgcactgagtgtttctttctccttttgctctgtatgcaccactctgcatttaatcattagtgattgatctctgctcccctccacagcatgtctttttcctggttctctccctcagccccaaccagtcccagcagaagactgcccctccctgagcctggttctgctggaggttccttcctgttaaaagggagtttttccttcccactgtcgccaagtgcttgctcacagggggtcgttttgaccgtttgggtttttacgtaattattgtatggccttgccttacaatataaagcgccttggggcaactgtttgttgtgatttggcgctatataaataaaattgattgaattgattgatgaaCACGTATGATAAAATAAACATGAACTGGCAATACAAACTCAAACAGGacagaaaagcaaaccagaagatcAACTAGATAAAAACTAAAACTAAACTGAACAGGCAGATATAAACTCTAGGTagaacagaaactaagtgataacaaaacctgacattaaagtgctacaaataacagaaatgaaaacagcaaaaattagctgatgataactaaatgataaattaatgaacaataaGTGAAAACAACtaactgaagaaaactggaacaGAACAAACGACCAAAGAAAAAAGCAACAACATAACAGAGAATAAACCAGCATGAAAATAAGCAACTAATAACAGAACTGGGGTCGAACAAGaacagaaagggggaaaaaatgggCACAATGCCCAGATTAGGCCAAAACCATGAGAAAAAgtgcttaattctttcaccaaaacatcaaatctagggttTCATCTTAAATAcagcttctggcaaattgtagctgaactttcaggtttcctttttaagaaaatcctctcatATGGATTGGAAAACTAGAGACTTTTACAAAAATATCTAATCAAGACAACCAGCGTCTCAAAGTACTAGGGGATATTTTAATGGCGGTTCAATCAGCTAAATCACGTGGACAGTTACCAGGTTTAGCCTATCTCAACACagtggaggtggggggggggggttgtctccCTATTGTAGAAAAGCTTCCCTATGGCTTACATAAACCCTGGATTACACAGGACCATAAGTACAAGGAGAAATGTAATGTTCCTTTCCACCCTTTAGCTACTTTGCTTCATATGTAGCCAGGCAAAAACCCATAATGATCCAAGTTTTATGTTCTCTACATCCAGCGCTATGATCCATGTAAAGCCAGAGAAACCTATGAGACACAACAACAATCACATAACAGTGTCAGTGAGGAAAACTGAAGTTGTGGTTACACCTTCAGTCACAAATAGTGTATCAGAAAAGAAATCAGATGACCCAGCTGAGTGGTGCCCTGTGCACATGAAGCCACACCCCTTAGCAAAGTGCTGTGGGTTTAGAGTCACGCACTTAAACCCCGTTTACagatagacggttttgtcggcgggtagtacgtagaccgaagttcgcggtagttccggctgtgttcccggtggaaaggggcgaagcatttcgccggcgtttcgaccgccgtactatccgcaaataggcagataaaacgctgctaaatccgtcgaataaagcggcattttgatgccgtagcatccggcacacgtcaggcaacgggggttaatacccagttctatcctttacaatcgcaggataAGTCAcgggtgagaacggcggtgttctgctgccgccgatactgccctgtgtaccgctggttaatacccaggtttttacccaggcaaacagggtaaatcctgcgttactccaggatcatttgaatattaggcaccgcccccagagtatcctGTATAATAAGCTGGTTCTGCACACATTGTCATCATTCTGGAGTGGATAGCAGAGCTGGAAAAGGAGCACCATGGACTTCAACTTCGACATGGACATGCCCATGGGCATAGATGAAACTGAGGCCTTGCATGAGGCAACAGGCACGATGCTGCAACTTGGTCGAGGTGTACTCCAGATCGTAGAATTATACAGAGAGCTAATCCAGCCTAGGCAGGCAGCAgctgaggagaggaggaggatgaggagaagGCAGAAGAGATGGTGGGTCAAAACTTGGCTGACAAGAAGGGTGGACCAGGGACATTATGACAATTTGATGAAGGAGCTTGAGCTGGAAGATCCTGCAGCATTCAAGAACTTTATGCAAATGGAGCCTGCAATGTTCCAAGAGATTCTGCAGAGGATCACACCTAGGATAGAGAAGCAAGACACCTTCTGGAGGAAAGCACTGGAACCTGGAGTCAAATTGGCCATCACCAtctgcttcctggcaacaggcgaCTCATACAAGTCCTTGATGTATAACTTCCGAGTGCACACCTCCACCATCTGCAAATTCATCCAGCCAGTCTGTGAGGCCATCATAGCAGAGTATAGCGCCGAACTGGTATGTTGTCCTAAAAGTCCACAAGCGTGGTTGCAAGTAGCTCAGGGGTTTGAATCCAAGTGGAATCTACCTCACTGCATAGGAGCTATTGATGGAAAGCACATTGCCATGAAGTGCCCTAAGAATGGTGGCTCCTCCTTCTACAACTACAAGGGGTTCCACGCCATAGTCC harbors:
- the LOC117531561 gene encoding putative nuclease HARBI1; the protein is MDFNFDMDMPMGIDETEALHEATGTMLQLGRGVLQIVELYRELIQPRQAAAEERRRMRRRQKRWWVKTWLTRRVDQGHYDNLMKELELEDPAAFKNFMQMEPAMFQEILQRITPRIEKQDTFWRKALEPGVKLAITICFLATGDSYKSLMYNFRVHTSTICKFIQPVCEAIIAEYSAELVCCPKSPQAWLQVAQGFESKWNLPHCIGAIDGKHIAMKCPKNGGSSFYNYKGFHAIVLRALVDADYKFLALDVGASGSGSDGGIFECTDLKRCMEDGSIGLPPPSPLPGGDRPVGYYIVGDDAFPLKTWLMKPVPSRNLIIEDRIYNYRLSRARRVVENAFGLLTSRFRCLLTTLPQEPDKLESIVLACCILHNLMCTRYPALQNDMLDREDPETHNVVNGPWRESTAALLSLESWMGSHNASHQAR